One segment of Labrus mixtus chromosome 10, fLabMix1.1, whole genome shotgun sequence DNA contains the following:
- the si:dkeyp-115e12.6 gene encoding centromere protein F, giving the protein MSWAEEDWTVGLSGRVLQKVKELQVHQERLSRDYKQKQLQLDNINTSLEKQTVKYEEVRGELQSVHRELQSVRDEAKAEVIIKERLTQELQTKQAQICSFEGQIDASRTLNNKLTQEVKRLEAELEKLQNSSRSADTTLFSTPCWNTTSPWEPNGSRKEEKSGLRDDGQSWAPNIRQRLQFSEAATVPLSRQQHKNTPHRHSADQSDAFSTPMAVFPWERDDSGPVARRRSPSSPQTPYADVVSQGQSEQRACGKERDHRAETDISLSEMRSHVSALEQELSVKAGTLKSIQNEMMQSKKELSAKELSIQKACDELSMAHTRIAQESERASNAEQRLKQLQEELKCQRQNAESSRLQQQQRSKELEKQHQRDLTELQKERLCSEKQHQQEVNKLSQELQQARTLHNTLQAQADKLSLQKQALDKDLDALKGKLKWTEGQLQESQKREAQTQAKLMEALHEAEGVAVSLEQSKKRERALEEKGRRLAEEQADTLLLLKELQENKSAPEPILQPVQLCPVGQSFSSSYSFPSQPSTQIKGHSTANLAEWKRKEDMDKRRAEITASYPSDREPGEGIDSEHISQDSECLQRGGNNRTGEESKSRNEYTTAVLPINNTNISMEVNDSSSMLTKSEQEKTSVDLKKENAALRSELNDAREELQKRLEDLENQRRAEAEARTRLKQLSRKHTSQAVEKEEQDKGWRAQLESERAETERLRKAMATLETEMNRRNKLREKMERVEQEEKKNEELKDRESEMIELNFQLKKQLAEVKAQLALEQEERMREEEERNQTTNIDKDVNKELNQKLRELKAELEEMKCIRNEDLMEKEKLSVANSPLTYLTLHNDELNSNMIGCDNKLLPSPVQHLLFCQSTNQHNMLVSQATAELIQEEPSVINPQNSPLSDEGPTCCIGLGNTRESTQQDEHAPSDLEKEVERLQKEKSKETERSNQYQVKLEALQSQVTRQTQQLTMAFEKQSQHISGLLAELQEKESVLHSQGEELQRHKQELIALKAKIKGEEQDRRNELAVKEDGKQLQETHHEGSEETSRLESNREKEFAKRPSSKNKEFCSGYHLSDTEKTRSNQHSACVIGETEHSQDGGTVDMAEEPFALKQENTLLKQRLEGFTTSAFQTDSNNQEGAARQSVTTGNAAVSCLVEQKAPSLFVDINAKEQGSLLQNMKRREDEGGDSEWEARKTLKVEKDLEAESELQIVHLQQQVVELHMKLHTLSEETQQQAEELTMWRLASQPAPTFDDPSTDNQSNQQQTDGLSQNQANVQESLCNVTVIRGDELHLSCTSNKLQGRMLFSRLHHSNLPEPKSVHPSKKTAALQENDQVTAKINKESEKENLDVNVLHQSNTCQTQHKEKKDFQVFKMSSEKTGQQQVTKDFHSVSGPNQTKTSECCLRNLEAKSENSGANNEENTTDESSDGCFRKDMKSVSIQTEESFYPLNAPMTSDLQCAYTQTDEKEEEEEEEEELVESPPVSPVTLSQGVEVRDKIFFSGSFPIPADPARLAERIRRNRTQLSAAFDDTEYEPYGLPEVVMKGFADIPSGPSCPYIVRRGLLGTTVVPAPQKQPEQAEETD; this is encoded by the exons ATGAGCTGGGCTGAGGAGGACTGGACGGTGGGGCTGTCAGGGCGAGTTCTGCAAAAggtgaaggagctgcaggtccATCAGGAGCGACTATCGAGAGATTACAAGCAGAAACAGCTGCAGCTGGACAATATTAACACTAGTCTCGAAAAACAGACTGTGAAG TATGAGGAGGTGCGTGGGGAGCTCCAGTCTGTGCACAGAGAGCTCCAGAGTGTTCGAGATGAGGCCAAAGCAGAAGTGATCATTAAGGAGCGCCTGACCCAGGAGCTTCAGACCAAGCAGGCCCAAATATGCTCTTTTGAGGGCCAGATAGATGCTTCTCGAACCCTCAACAACAAACTCACCCAGGAAGTCAAAag GCTggaggcagagctggagaagCTGCAGAACAGCAGCAGGTCAGCAGATACCACTCTGTTCTCTACACCCTGCTGGAACACAACCTCGCCCTGGGAACCAAATG GTagcagaaaggaggagaagtcAGGGCTTCGAGATGACGGACAGAGCTGGGCGCCTAACATCCGA CAAAGACTCCAGTTCTCAGAAGCGGCCACAGTTCCATTATCACGACAGCAACACAAGAACACACCCCACCGCCACTCGGCCGACCAGTCAGATGCCTTCTCAACTCCCATGGCTGTGTTTCCGTGGGAACGGGATGACTCAGGGCCAGTAGCCAGGAGACGATCCCCATCCTCTCCCCAGACACCCTATGCTGATGTTGTTAGTCAGGGCCAGTCGGAGCAGAGGGCTTGTGGGAAGGAGAgggatcacagagcagagacagaca TATCTTTGTCAGAAATGCGGAGTCACGTGTCCGCTCTGGAGCAGGAGCTGTCTGTGAAGGCCGGCACTTTGAAGTCAATTCAGAATGAAATGATGCAGAGCAAGAAGGAGCTCAGTGCCAAGGAGCTGAGCATTCAGAAAGCCTGCGATGAGCTCAGCATGGCTCACACACGCATTGCCCAGGAGAGTGAACGT GCGTCGAATGCTGAGCAAAGGCTGAAGCAGCTACAAGAGGAGTTGAAGTGTCAAAGACAAAATGCAGAGAGCAGCCGACTACAACAGCAACAACGCTCTAAGGAGCTGGAGAAACAACATCAGAGG gATTTGACGGAGCTACAGAAGGAGAGGCTGTGTTCAGAGAAGCAGCACCAGCAGGAGGTGAATAAGCTCAGCCAGGAGCTCCAGCAGGCCAGGACACTCCACAATACTCTGCAGGCCCAGGCTGACAAG CTGTCTCTACAGAAGCAAGCGTTGGACAAAGACCTGGACGCTTTGAAAGGAAAACTGAAGTGGACAGAGGGACAGCTGCAGGAGAGCCAAAAGAGAGAGGCTCAGACACAAGCCAAATTGATg GAAGCGCTACACGAGGCAGAGGGTGTGGCAGTGAGTCTGGAGCAGAGCAAGAAAAGAGAGCGAGCTCtggaggagaaggggaggagacTGGCAGAGGAGCAAGCCGACACCCTTCTTCTTCTCAAAGAGCTGCAAG AGAATAAATCTGCCCCAGAACCCATTCTACAACCTGTCCAGTTATGTCCTGTTGGACAGAGTTTCTCCTCTTCTTACTCTTTTCCTTCTCAACCGTCAACTCAAATCAAGGGGCACAGCACTGCAAACCTAGCCGAGTGGAAGAGGAAAGAAGACATGGATAAGAGAAGGGCAGAGATTACAGCATCCTACCCCTCTGACAGAGAGCCAGGAGAAGGCATTGACTCAGAACACATCTCCCAAGACTCTGAGTGTTTACAAAGGGGGGGAAATAACAGAACTGGGGAGGAGAGCAAGAGTAGAAATGAGTACACTACTGCTGTTTTGCCCATCAACAATACCAATATATCTATGGAAGTTAATGACAGCAGTTCGATGCTTACAAAGTCTGAGCAAGAAAAGACTTCCGTAGACCTCAAAAAGGAGAATGCAGCTCTGCGCTCAGAGCTGAATGATGCACGCGAAGAACTACAAAAACGCCTTGAGGACCTTGAAAACCAACGACGTGCTGAGGCAGAAGCTAGGACTCGGCTCAAACAGCTAAGCCGCAAGCATACCAGCCAGGcagtggagaaggaggagcaggacaaGGGATGGAGGGCACAGCTGGAGAGTGAGAGGGCTGAGACCGAGAGGTTGAGGAAGGCAATGGCTACTTTGGAGACGGAGATGAATAGAAGAAATAAGCTCAgggaaaaaatggagagagtggagcaagaagagaagaaaaacgaaGAGCTAAAAGACAGGGAGAGTGAAATGATAGAGCTTAATTTCCAGTTAAAGAAACAACTAGCAGAGGTGAAAGCCCAGCTGGCTTTAGAGCAagaagagagaatgagagaggaggaggagagaaaccaaacaacaaacatagACAAAGATGTAAATAAGGAGCTGAACCAGAAACTGAGAGAGCTAAAAGCTGAATTAGAAGAAAtgaaatgcatcagaaatgaaGACTTGATGGAGAAGGAGAAACTTTCAGTTGCCAACAGCCCTCTGACGTATCTTACATTACATAATGATGAGCTCAACTCCAACATGATTGGCTGTGACAACAAGCTCCTCCCTTCACCCGTGCAGCACCTCCTCTTCTGCCAGTCCACAAACCAACACAACATGCTAGTATCTCAGGCCACAGCAGAGCTCATCCAGGAGGAGCCATCCGTGATAAATCCTCAAAATTCACCCCTGTCAGATGAAGGCCCAACATGTTGTATCGGCCTGGGGAACACCAGGGAAAGCACGCAGCAGGATGAGCATGCCCCCTCAGACTTGGAAAAAGAAGTGGAGCGGCTGCAGAAGGAGAAATCAAAGGAGACAGAGCGTTCAAACCAATACCAGGTTAAACTGGAGGCCCTGCAGAGCCAG GTGACACGTCAGACCCAGCAGCTGACCATGGCCTTTGAGAAGCAGAGTCAGCACATCTCTGGCCTTTTAGCTGAACTGCAGGAGAAGGAGAGTGTCCTCCACAGCCAGGGAGAGGAACTGCAGCGCCACAAGCAAGAGCTAATTGCACTAAAGGCCAAAATAAAGGGAGAGGAGCAGGACAGAAGAAATGAGTTGGCTGTCAAAGAGGATGGGAAACAATTACAAGAGACTCACCATGAGGGCTCAGAGGAGACGTCCAGACTTGAGTCAAACCGGGAAAAGGAGTTTGCTAAAAGACCAtcaagtaaaaataaagaattctGTTCAGGTTATCATCTTTCAGACACAGAGAAAACTCGGAGTAACCAACACTCTGCCTGTGTGATAGGAGAAACTGAGCACAGTCAAGATGGAGGAACAGTAGACATGGCTGAAGAACCTTTTGCTCTGAAACAGGAGAATACACTGCTGAAACAAAGACTAGAGGGCTTCACCACCTCAGCTTTCCAAACTGACAGCAACAATCAAGAAGGTGCAGCCAGACAAAGCGTGACCACAGGAAATGCTGCCGTGTCCTGCTTGGTGGAGCAGAAGGCTCCTAGTCTGTTTGTTGACATCAACGCAAAGGAACAGGGGTCACTGCTGCAGAAtatgaagaggagagaagatgaaGGTGGAGATTCAGAATGGGAAGCCAGGAAGACTTTGAAAGTTGAAAAAGATCTGGAGGCAGAGTCAGAGCTTCAGATCGTCCATCTTCAGCAACAG GTGGTGGAGCTGCACATGAAGCTACACACGCTCTCTGAGGAGACCCAGCAGCAGGCAGAGGAGCTTACTATGTGGAGACTGGCCTCCCAACCAGCCCCCACCTTTGATGATCCCAGCACAGACAACCAGTCaaaccagcagcagactgaTGGGTTGTCCCAGAACCAGGCAAATGTTCAGGAGAGCCTCTGTAATGTGACAGTGATCAGAGGAGATGAGTTACACCTCTCTTGCACTTCTAACAAACTGCAGGGCCGCATGTTGTTTTCCAG ACTGCATCACAGTAACCTGCCTGAACCAAAGAGTGTCCATCCCTCTAAAAAGACTGCAGCGCTTCAGGAGAACGATCAGGTCACTGCCAAGATCAACAAG gaaagtgaaaaagaaaacctggACGTAAATGTCTTACATCAGTCAAATACCtgtcaaacacaacacaaagagaagaaagactTTCAAGTTTTCAAGATGTCGTCTGAGAAGACGGGTCAACAACAAGTCACCAAAGATTTCCACAGTGTCTCAGGACCAAATCAGACCAAAACTTCTGAGTGTTGTTTGAGGAATCTTGAGGCCAAATCGGAGAATTCCGGTGCAAACAATGAAGAAAACACCACCGATGAATCTTCTGACGGATGTTTTAGGAAAGACATGAAGAGTGTCAGCATTCAAACAGAGGAGAGTTTCTATCCTCTCAATGCTCCAATGACATCAGACCTTCAATGTGCATACACACAGACggatgagaaggaggaggaggaagaagaagaagaagaattagtGGAATCCCCCCCTGTCTCTCCTGTGACATTATCTCAAGGGGTAGAGGTTAGAGACAAAATTTTCTTTTCAGGTTCCTTCCCCATACCGGCTGACCCAGCTCGCTTGGCTGAAAGAATCCGCCGAAACAGGACGCAGCTGTCTGCAGCCTTTGACGACACCGAGTATGAACCCTATGGATTGCCTGAAGTAGTCATGAAAG GTTTTGCTGACATCCCTAGTGGTCCATCATGTCCCTACATTGTGAGAAGAGGTTTATTAGGGACGACTGTCGTACCTGCCCCTCAAAAACAGCCGGAGCAGGCAGAAGAGACGGATTAA
- the kcnk4a gene encoding uncharacterized protein kcnk4a isoform X2: MASAFFFCGTIITTIGFGNLSPRTWYGQLFCVCYALVGIPMFGILLAGVGDHMGTVLRKAVAKIETLFLKRKVRPTTVRVISAVLSILVGCLIFLAVPTVVFRKVEDWTFLESLYFVVITLTTVGFGDYVPGDGRTGDVLFKPLVWLWIVFGLAYFASILTMIGNWLRVLSKKTRAEMEELRAHATDWTQNMSMDFRIPNPLEFNDPFLLQRRKWKRSERRRMRRGAQGTLGQWVRGGSENGHLPNRWAGPSNSMSQQRARSSLERAAVPKSRLRVSADGAVPRAGPGLRVDPPVGLHVEGRSFPHSLARSFSLPVAPSTSELDSAGAAMQEGSLSGSESPSDSRSDCSSVSSSFLALHMFQPCCTLQEEGGTKATDTNVAQEINKDIPAEKCGSVANNYFHHTPAPHLIRRSSSPYPPFLPSSSNQILFPSVPLNIASSSGCHLLDFFGENLAYIDESSDTLSDRVQSAGSEEKRRRPRKPKRKSMRRQLSHRLSPAQVKRPSIDMQPPSNPPTPPPDSSLSDLPPSEGLTGSNTESNHTKHAGPRGDKTD; encoded by the exons ATGGCCtctgctttcttcttctgtggtacaATCATTACCACCATAG gttttGGGAACCTGTCTCCTCGGACGTGGTACGGCCAGTTGTTCTGTGTGTGCTACGCTCTAGTGGGAATTCCCATGTTTGGCATACTGCTGGCTGGAGTTGGCGATCACATGGGCACAGTGCTGCGAAAAGCTGTGGCCAAGATTGAGACCCTCTTCCTG aaacGTAAGGTCAGGCCAACCACTGTGCGTGTGATCTCAGCGGTTCTCTCAATCCTGGTTGGCTGTCTGATCTTCCTCGCAGTTCCAACAGTCGTGTTTCGGAAAGTGGAGGATTGGACGTTTCTAGAGTCGCTCTACTTTGTGGTCATCACCCTCACCACTGTAGGCTTTGGAGACTATGTACCAG GTGATGGTCGGACAGGTGATGTGCTCTTCAAGCCCCTAGTGTGGCTATGGATTGTGTTTGGTCTCGCCTACTTTGCCTCCATCCTCACCATGATCGGAAACTGGCTGAGAGTGCTGTCTAAGAAAACACGCGCTGAG atggAGGAGTTGAGGGCCCACGCTACAGACTGGACCCAGAACATGTCAATGGACTTTCGCATCCCAAATCCTCTGGAGTTCAATGACCCATTTCTCTTGCAGCGTCGGAAATGGAAACGCAGCGAGCGTCGACGCATGCGTCGAGGAGCCCAGGGCACTCTGGGACAATGGGTCCGAGGAGGATCTGAAAATGGACACCTACCTAACCGCTGGGCTGGCCCCTCTAACTCCATGAGTCAACAGCGGGCACGTTCGTCTCTTGAAAGGGCGGCGGTGCCTAAGTCCAGGCTGAGGGTCAGTGCTGATGGAGCAGTCCCAAGAGCAGGGCCTGGATTGAGGGTTGACCCCCCTGTGGGTCTTCATGTGGAGGGCAGGTCGTTTCCTCACTCATTGGCCCGCTCATTCTCTCTCCCGGTGGCCCCCTCCACCTCAGAGCTGGACTCAGCAGGTGCAGCCATGCAGGAAGGATCACTTTCTGGTTCTGAGTCTCCTTCTGACTCCAGATCAGACTGCTCCTCAGTCTCCTCATCTTTCTTGGCGCTCCACATGTTCCAACCCTGCTGTACACTCCAGGAAGAGGGAGGAACGAAAGCCACAGACACTAATGTGGCTCAGGAGATAAACAAAGATATTCCTGCAGAGAAGTGTGGATCTGTAGCAAACAATTACTTCCATCACACACCTGCCCCTCATTTAATCCGtcgctcctcctctccttatcccccttttcttccTTCTTCTAGCAATCAGATCCTTTTTCCCTCAGTTCCCCTGAACATTGCCTCCTCATCCggctgccatctgctggatttcTTTGGAGAGAACCTTGCGTACATTGACGAGTCCTCAGACACTCTGAGTGACCGCGTCCAGTCAGCAGGCagtgaggagaagaggagacggcCACGAAAACCCAAAAGGAAGAGCATGAGGAGGCAGCTCTCTCACAGATTGAGCCCAGCGCAAGTGAAGAGGCCCAGCATTGACATGCAGCCTCCTTCAAATCCCCCGACACCACCTCCAGACTCTTCCCTCTCAGACCTGCCACCATCTGAGGGCCTGACCGggtcaaacacagagagcaacCACACCAAGCATGCAGGGCCAAGAGGAGACAAAACAGATTAA
- the kcnk4a gene encoding uncharacterized protein kcnk4a isoform X1 yields MRGTTLFALLTGVMLYLVMGALVFRTLEALEEDSAYKKLLATKQTFLKNKSCVTEQEFHILVKGVAYAVEAGLDLNHLPANFTSRWDMASAFFFCGTIITTIGFGNLSPRTWYGQLFCVCYALVGIPMFGILLAGVGDHMGTVLRKAVAKIETLFLKRKVRPTTVRVISAVLSILVGCLIFLAVPTVVFRKVEDWTFLESLYFVVITLTTVGFGDYVPGDGRTGDVLFKPLVWLWIVFGLAYFASILTMIGNWLRVLSKKTRAEMEELRAHATDWTQNMSMDFRIPNPLEFNDPFLLQRRKWKRSERRRMRRGAQGTLGQWVRGGSENGHLPNRWAGPSNSMSQQRARSSLERAAVPKSRLRVSADGAVPRAGPGLRVDPPVGLHVEGRSFPHSLARSFSLPVAPSTSELDSAGAAMQEGSLSGSESPSDSRSDCSSVSSSFLALHMFQPCCTLQEEGGTKATDTNVAQEINKDIPAEKCGSVANNYFHHTPAPHLIRRSSSPYPPFLPSSSNQILFPSVPLNIASSSGCHLLDFFGENLAYIDESSDTLSDRVQSAGSEEKRRRPRKPKRKSMRRQLSHRLSPAQVKRPSIDMQPPSNPPTPPPDSSLSDLPPSEGLTGSNTESNHTKHAGPRGDKTD; encoded by the exons ATGCGGGGCACCACCCTCTTTGCCCTGCTCACGGGGGTCATGCTCTACCTCGTGATGGGTGCGCTTGTTTTCCGCACCCTGGAGGCCCTAGAAGAGGATTCGGCGTACAAAAAATTGCTGGCTACCAAGCAAACCTTCCTGAAGAATAAATCATGTGTCACAGAGCAGGAGTTCCACATACTTGTGAAG GGAGTAGCGTATGCAGTGGAGGCGGGCCTGGATCTGAACCACCTTCCTGCAAACTTCACCAGCCGCTGGGACATGGCCtctgctttcttcttctgtggtacaATCATTACCACCATAG gttttGGGAACCTGTCTCCTCGGACGTGGTACGGCCAGTTGTTCTGTGTGTGCTACGCTCTAGTGGGAATTCCCATGTTTGGCATACTGCTGGCTGGAGTTGGCGATCACATGGGCACAGTGCTGCGAAAAGCTGTGGCCAAGATTGAGACCCTCTTCCTG aaacGTAAGGTCAGGCCAACCACTGTGCGTGTGATCTCAGCGGTTCTCTCAATCCTGGTTGGCTGTCTGATCTTCCTCGCAGTTCCAACAGTCGTGTTTCGGAAAGTGGAGGATTGGACGTTTCTAGAGTCGCTCTACTTTGTGGTCATCACCCTCACCACTGTAGGCTTTGGAGACTATGTACCAG GTGATGGTCGGACAGGTGATGTGCTCTTCAAGCCCCTAGTGTGGCTATGGATTGTGTTTGGTCTCGCCTACTTTGCCTCCATCCTCACCATGATCGGAAACTGGCTGAGAGTGCTGTCTAAGAAAACACGCGCTGAG atggAGGAGTTGAGGGCCCACGCTACAGACTGGACCCAGAACATGTCAATGGACTTTCGCATCCCAAATCCTCTGGAGTTCAATGACCCATTTCTCTTGCAGCGTCGGAAATGGAAACGCAGCGAGCGTCGACGCATGCGTCGAGGAGCCCAGGGCACTCTGGGACAATGGGTCCGAGGAGGATCTGAAAATGGACACCTACCTAACCGCTGGGCTGGCCCCTCTAACTCCATGAGTCAACAGCGGGCACGTTCGTCTCTTGAAAGGGCGGCGGTGCCTAAGTCCAGGCTGAGGGTCAGTGCTGATGGAGCAGTCCCAAGAGCAGGGCCTGGATTGAGGGTTGACCCCCCTGTGGGTCTTCATGTGGAGGGCAGGTCGTTTCCTCACTCATTGGCCCGCTCATTCTCTCTCCCGGTGGCCCCCTCCACCTCAGAGCTGGACTCAGCAGGTGCAGCCATGCAGGAAGGATCACTTTCTGGTTCTGAGTCTCCTTCTGACTCCAGATCAGACTGCTCCTCAGTCTCCTCATCTTTCTTGGCGCTCCACATGTTCCAACCCTGCTGTACACTCCAGGAAGAGGGAGGAACGAAAGCCACAGACACTAATGTGGCTCAGGAGATAAACAAAGATATTCCTGCAGAGAAGTGTGGATCTGTAGCAAACAATTACTTCCATCACACACCTGCCCCTCATTTAATCCGtcgctcctcctctccttatcccccttttcttccTTCTTCTAGCAATCAGATCCTTTTTCCCTCAGTTCCCCTGAACATTGCCTCCTCATCCggctgccatctgctggatttcTTTGGAGAGAACCTTGCGTACATTGACGAGTCCTCAGACACTCTGAGTGACCGCGTCCAGTCAGCAGGCagtgaggagaagaggagacggcCACGAAAACCCAAAAGGAAGAGCATGAGGAGGCAGCTCTCTCACAGATTGAGCCCAGCGCAAGTGAAGAGGCCCAGCATTGACATGCAGCCTCCTTCAAATCCCCCGACACCACCTCCAGACTCTTCCCTCTCAGACCTGCCACCATCTGAGGGCCTGACCGggtcaaacacagagagcaacCACACCAAGCATGCAGGGCCAAGAGGAGACAAAACAGATTAA